The Canis lupus familiaris isolate Mischka breed German Shepherd chromosome 14, alternate assembly UU_Cfam_GSD_1.0, whole genome shotgun sequence genome window below encodes:
- the MALSU1 gene encoding mitochondrial assembly of ribosomal large subunit protein 1, which produces MESRGTCSASVESRPVSRRSATAMGCGGCVARRLGSLLRCGALSPGAGPAAGSGPRLRLLALGRLPAAPALGRACLGLGLGRARGLHGGPGLQERAEGAAGQGRPESGAADHPGPKFDIDMLVSLLRQENARDICVIKIPPELKYTDYFVIGSGTSTRHLHAMAYYIVKMYKYLKSKSEPHVKIEGKDTDDWLCMDFGSMVIHLMLPETRETYELEKLWTLRSYDDQLAQIAPETLPEDFILGIEEDTSSSLTPVEFK; this is translated from the exons ATGGAAAGCCGGGGGACCTGCTCGGCCTCCGTTGAGTCCCGCCCCGTGAGCCGTCGCTCGGCGACCGCGATGGGCTGTGGGGGCTGCGTGGCGCGGCGGCTCGGCTCGCTGCTGCGGTGCGGGGCCCTGTCcccgggcgcggggccggcggcgggctCGGGGCCCCGGCTTCGGCTGCTGGCCTTGGGGCGGCTTCCGGCGGCCCCGGCGCTCGGTCGGgcctgcctgggcctgggcctgggtcgCGCGCGCGGCCTGCACGGCGGGCCGGGCCTGCAGGAGCGGGCGGAGGGCGCCGCGGGTCAGGGGCGCCCGGAGTCCGGCGCAGCAG ATCATCCTGGCCCCAAGTTTGACATCGATATGCTGGTTTCACTGCTGAGGCAAGAAAATGCAAGAGACATTTGTGTGATCAAGATTCCTCCAGAATTGAAATATACAGATTACTTTGTGATTGGTAGCGGAACTTCCACCCGACACTTGCATGCCATGGCCTACTACATTGTGAAAATG tacAAATACCTGAAAAGTAAAAGCGAGCCTCATGTTAAGATTGAAGGGAAAGACACCGATGACTGGCTCTGCATGGACTTCG GTAGCATGGTGATTCATTTGATGCTTCCAGAAACCAGAGAAACCTATGAATTAGAGAAATTATGGACCCTACGTTCATATGATGACCAGTTAGCACAGATAGCACCCGAGACATTACCTGAAGACTTCATTCTTGGAATAGAAGAGGACACTTCTTCATCCCTGACTCCAGTGGAGTtcaaatga